A genomic window from Deltaproteobacteria bacterium includes:
- the rpmA gene encoding 50S ribosomal protein L27: MAHKKGQGSSRNGRDSNAQRRGVKVFGGQAIRAGGIIVRQLGTKLHPGHNVGLGKDYTIFSKIDGIVNFERLDKNHKKVTVYAVQ; encoded by the coding sequence ATGGCACACAAAAAAGGACAGGGGAGTTCGCGTAACGGCCGGGACAGCAACGCGCAACGGCGTGGTGTCAAGGTGTTCGGCGGCCAGGCCATCCGCGCCGGAGGAATAATCGTCCGCCAGCTTGGAACGAAACTGCATCCGGGCCACAATGTCGGCCTGGGGAAAGACTACACCATATTCTCGAAAATCGACGGCATCGTCAACTTCGAAAGACTCGACAAAAATCACAAGAAGGTCACCGTGTACGCTGTACAGTGA
- a CDS encoding cold shock domain-containing protein, translating to MGDREAGVVKWFNDKKGYGFISRQSGGDIFVHHSSIVAEGFRSLKEGDEVEFEVKEDVKGKSAVEVKRL from the coding sequence ATGGGTGATCGTGAGGCCGGAGTCGTCAAGTGGTTTAACGACAAAAAGGGGTACGGGTTTATTTCCCGTCAGTCGGGGGGGGATATCTTTGTTCATCACAGTTCCATTGTTGCGGAGGGTTTCAGAAGTCTGAAAGAGGGCGACGAGGTGGAGTTCGAAGTGAAGGAGGACGTCAAGGGCAAATCCGCCGTAGAGGTCAAAAGGCTATAA